A section of the Roseomonas marmotae genome encodes:
- a CDS encoding inositol monophosphatase family protein, whose amino-acid sequence MAQSARLSPALNVVVAAVQKAGKRLLRDFGEVEQLQVSMKGPGDFVSQADLRAEETLRHELSRARPNFAFLGEEGGQTGADDWEWRWVIDPLDGTTNFLHGIPHWCISVGIEKRTGENTSEIMAGVIYNPAADEMFWAEKGAGAFLNDRRLRVSGRRDMLSAVFATGIPFASVGRKAEFSATLARLMPQVAGVRRMGAAALDLAWTAAGRYDGYWELGIKPWDMAAGLVILKEAGGYATAPDGSSPYPAGDIVAGNSFLQPKLRDVVLEGTAMIARARAEGRQEG is encoded by the coding sequence GTGGCTCAGTCCGCTCGTCTTTCCCCCGCCCTGAATGTGGTCGTGGCCGCCGTGCAGAAGGCCGGCAAGCGCCTGCTGCGCGATTTCGGCGAGGTGGAGCAGCTGCAGGTCAGCATGAAGGGGCCGGGCGATTTTGTCTCCCAGGCCGATCTGCGGGCCGAGGAGACGCTGCGCCACGAACTCTCCCGCGCCCGCCCCAACTTCGCCTTCCTGGGCGAGGAAGGCGGCCAGACCGGCGCGGATGACTGGGAATGGCGCTGGGTGATCGACCCGCTGGACGGCACCACCAACTTCCTGCACGGCATCCCGCACTGGTGCATCTCGGTCGGCATCGAGAAGCGCACGGGTGAGAACACCAGCGAGATCATGGCCGGCGTCATCTACAACCCCGCCGCCGACGAGATGTTCTGGGCCGAGAAGGGTGCCGGCGCCTTCCTGAACGACCGCCGCCTGCGCGTCTCCGGCCGCCGGGACATGCTGAGCGCGGTCTTCGCCACCGGCATTCCCTTCGCCTCCGTCGGCCGCAAGGCCGAGTTCAGCGCGACCCTGGCGCGGCTGATGCCGCAGGTGGCCGGCGTGCGCCGCATGGGCGCCGCGGCGCTCGATCTCGCCTGGACGGCGGCCGGCCGCTACGACGGCTACTGGGAACTGGGCATCAAGCCCTGGGACATGGCGGCGGGCCTGGTCATCCTGAAGGAAGCCGGCGGCTATGCCACGGCCCCGGATGGCAGCTCCCCCTACCCTGCTGGCGATATCGTCGCCGGCAATTCCTTCCTGCAGCCCAAGCTGCGGGACGTGGTTCTGGAAGGCACCGCCATGATCGCCCGCGCCCGCGCTGAAGGCCGTCAGGAAGGCTGA
- the efp gene encoding elongation factor P translates to MKQQANQMRPGQVIEYEGRRWTVLKIQIITPGKGGAFIQVEMRDIKTGTKKDDRWRTADTVERLMTEDKEFTYSYADGENLVLMDPETFEQTVVPAAILGDRLPFLEENMTVSVKLIEGDPVAMELPQNVTLEVAEADPVVKGQTASSSYKPALLSNGVKTLVPPFITAGEKIVVKTEDGSYVERAKG, encoded by the coding sequence ATGAAGCAGCAGGCCAACCAGATGCGCCCCGGCCAGGTCATCGAGTACGAGGGCCGTCGCTGGACCGTGCTGAAGATCCAGATCATCACGCCGGGCAAGGGCGGCGCCTTCATCCAGGTTGAGATGCGCGACATCAAGACCGGCACCAAGAAGGACGACCGCTGGCGCACCGCCGACACCGTCGAGCGCCTGATGACCGAGGACAAGGAGTTCACCTACTCCTACGCCGACGGTGAGAACCTGGTGCTGATGGACCCGGAGACCTTCGAGCAGACCGTCGTCCCCGCCGCCATCCTGGGTGACCGCCTGCCCTTCCTGGAAGAGAACATGACGGTCTCGGTCAAGCTGATCGAGGGCGACCCGGTGGCCATGGAGCTGCCGCAGAACGTGACGCTGGAAGTGGCCGAGGCCGATCCGGTGGTGAAGGGGCAGACCGCCTCCTCCTCCTACAAGCCCGCGCTGCTGTCCAACGGCGTGAAGACCCTGGTGCCGCCCTTCATCACCGCCGGCGAGAAGATCGTGGTGAAGACGGAAGACGGCTCCTACGTCGAGCGCGCCAAGGGCTGA
- a CDS encoding MotA/TolQ/ExbB proton channel family protein has protein sequence MTRPNRYLLRMLVFLVAVAVLAAVLSGELLQIFAANPVLNSVILAVLLLGIAWNIRQVVSLNPEVAWLEGFREPRPGAPARPAPRLLSPMASMFATKRGDRLSLSAPAMRSVLDGIASRLDESRDLSRYVTNLSIFLGLLGTFWGLILTIGSVAEVIGSMSVGSGDLNQLFNQLKSGLTQPLRGMGVAFSSSMLGLAGALVLGFLDLTAGQAQTRFYNELEEWLAGVTRLSSGVLGGSGDGEIGGSVPIYVQALLEQTAENLENLQRIMTRGEEGRAASAQALVTLTERLSILADQMRASQVLMQRVAEGQAVLAPTLTRLADAQSQGALDEASRGHLRNLELYLARLLEDVSQGRAQATAEIRGEIKILARTIAALADEGPR, from the coding sequence ATGACACGCCCCAATCGCTACCTGCTGCGGATGCTGGTCTTCCTGGTGGCGGTTGCCGTGCTGGCGGCGGTGCTGTCGGGCGAACTGTTGCAGATCTTCGCCGCCAATCCGGTGCTGAACAGCGTCATCCTGGCGGTGCTGCTGCTCGGCATCGCCTGGAACATCCGGCAGGTGGTGAGCCTGAACCCCGAGGTCGCCTGGCTGGAAGGCTTCCGCGAGCCGCGCCCCGGTGCCCCCGCCCGCCCGGCGCCCCGGCTGCTGAGCCCGATGGCCTCGATGTTCGCCACCAAGCGTGGCGACCGCCTCTCCCTCTCCGCCCCCGCCATGCGGAGCGTGCTGGATGGCATCGCCTCCCGCCTGGACGAGAGCCGGGATCTGTCGCGCTATGTCACGAACCTCTCCATCTTCCTCGGTCTGCTCGGCACCTTCTGGGGGCTGATCCTGACCATCGGCTCGGTGGCCGAGGTGATCGGCTCCATGTCCGTGGGCTCGGGCGACCTGAACCAGCTCTTCAACCAGTTGAAATCCGGCCTGACGCAGCCGCTGCGCGGCATGGGCGTGGCCTTTTCCTCCTCCATGCTGGGCCTCGCCGGCGCGCTGGTGCTGGGCTTCCTGGACCTGACGGCCGGGCAGGCGCAGACCCGCTTCTACAACGAGCTGGAGGAATGGCTGGCGGGTGTCACCCGCCTCTCCTCCGGTGTGCTGGGCGGCAGCGGCGATGGTGAGATCGGCGGCTCCGTCCCCATCTATGTGCAGGCCCTGCTGGAGCAGACGGCCGAGAATCTGGAGAACCTCCAGCGCATCATGACCCGGGGCGAGGAAGGCCGCGCCGCCTCCGCCCAGGCGCTGGTGACGCTGACGGAGCGGCTCTCCATCCTCGCCGACCAGATGCGCGCCAGCCAGGTGCTGATGCAGCGGGTGGCCGAGGGGCAGGCGGTGCTGGCCCCTACCCTGACGCGGCTGGCCGACGCGCAGTCCCAGGGCGCGCTGGACGAGGCCTCGCGCGGGCATCTGCGGAACCTTGAACTCTACCTGGCGCGCCTGCTGGAGGATGTCTCCCAGGGCCGCGCCCAGGCGACGGCGGAGATCCGGGGGGAGATCAAGATCCTCGCCCGCACCATCGCCGCCCTGGCGGATGAGGGGCCGCGCTAG
- a CDS encoding 2-hydroxyacid dehydrogenase yields MNEKIIVLDPITPTTADRMRALLPPGLTLEHAKTREYAELKELVVDADYIVSGQIPVDAELLAAARKAKLLHKWGVGVDNFDLDAARAQGVTVARTTGSNAVPVAEFAVGLMIALLRNLAFGHAALRENGAWRTTTLPKESLMISGKTVGIIGYGAIGQNVARMVKAFGSTVLYNKTRRLSAEEEAAQGVRFATVPEILAESDIVSLHCPMTPQTKGMIDRKALQSMKPKAVLINCARGGVVIESDLVEALRAKEILGAATDVYETEPVPADHPLLKLDNAVVTPHIAAMAADNFASTINQMWGNIHRVAQGGQVAEADFVC; encoded by the coding sequence ATGAACGAAAAGATCATCGTCCTCGACCCCATCACGCCCACCACCGCCGACCGGATGCGCGCGCTGCTGCCGCCCGGCCTGACGCTGGAACACGCCAAGACGCGCGAATACGCCGAGCTCAAGGAGCTTGTGGTGGACGCGGATTATATCGTCTCCGGCCAGATCCCGGTGGACGCGGAGCTGCTGGCGGCAGCCAGGAAGGCCAAGCTGCTGCATAAATGGGGCGTGGGCGTCGATAATTTCGACCTGGACGCCGCCAGGGCCCAGGGCGTCACGGTGGCCCGCACCACCGGCAGCAATGCCGTGCCGGTGGCGGAATTCGCGGTGGGCCTGATGATCGCGCTGCTGCGCAACCTCGCCTTCGGCCATGCCGCGCTGCGCGAGAACGGCGCCTGGCGCACCACGACCCTGCCGAAGGAGAGCTTGATGATCTCCGGCAAGACCGTCGGCATCATCGGCTATGGCGCGATCGGCCAGAATGTGGCGCGGATGGTGAAGGCCTTCGGCTCCACCGTGCTCTACAACAAGACCCGCCGCCTGAGCGCCGAGGAAGAGGCCGCCCAGGGCGTGCGCTTCGCGACCGTGCCGGAGATCCTGGCCGAGAGCGACATCGTCTCCCTCCACTGCCCGATGACGCCGCAGACCAAGGGCATGATCGACCGCAAGGCGCTGCAGTCCATGAAGCCCAAGGCCGTGCTGATCAACTGCGCCCGCGGCGGCGTGGTGATCGAGAGCGACCTGGTGGAGGCGCTGAGGGCCAAGGAAATCCTGGGCGCCGCCACCGATGTCTATGAGACCGAGCCGGTGCCGGCCGACCACCCGCTGCTGAAGCTGGATAACGCCGTGGTCACGCCGCATATCGCGGCCATGGCGGCGGACAACTTCGCCAGCACCATCAACCAGATGTGGGGCAATATCCACCGCGTCGCCCAGGGCGGGCAGGTGGCCGAGGCCGACTTCGTCTGCTGA
- a CDS encoding fatty acid desaturase family protein yields the protein MQQIITEAAPATAEHRQPESRTADDEHLVRAAARLTRDLGAARPAIYWTDLLLSAGLGYAALVLAILASPLWVKLLAGGVSVMALYRALSFIHELTHLKPTAVQGFRTAWNLLVGVPMLVPSFMYEGVHNLHHARTRYGTAEDPEYLPLALMKPWRVALFLLVSALAPVALLLRYAVLAPLSALVPPLRRVVVERYSALAIDPDFRRKPPEGKARRDWHRWEAIACLWAWALIGAGFLATGAFVTFLLVTSGVAVLNQLRTLVAHLWENEGEPLTIAEQYLDSVNVPPPGLLPALWAPVGLRYHALHHLLPGLPYHALGEAHRRLSAEMPQASAFHRANYGGMAGLLMRLFGGIGRPGLSGR from the coding sequence ATGCAGCAGATCATAACCGAAGCCGCGCCCGCAACGGCGGAACACCGGCAGCCGGAGTCCCGAACCGCCGATGACGAGCATCTGGTCCGGGCGGCCGCACGGCTGACGCGCGACCTCGGGGCGGCAAGGCCGGCGATCTACTGGACCGACCTGCTGCTGTCGGCCGGGCTGGGCTATGCGGCACTCGTCCTCGCCATCCTCGCATCCCCCCTATGGGTGAAGCTGCTGGCGGGCGGCGTCTCGGTCATGGCGCTCTACCGCGCGCTGAGCTTCATCCATGAGCTGACGCATCTGAAGCCCACCGCCGTGCAGGGCTTCCGAACCGCCTGGAACCTGCTGGTGGGCGTGCCGATGCTGGTGCCCTCCTTCATGTATGAAGGGGTGCACAACCTGCACCATGCCCGTACCCGCTACGGCACGGCCGAGGACCCGGAATACCTGCCGCTGGCGCTGATGAAGCCCTGGAGGGTGGCGTTGTTCCTGCTTGTCTCCGCCCTGGCGCCGGTGGCGCTGCTGCTGCGCTACGCGGTGCTGGCGCCGCTCTCCGCCCTGGTGCCGCCGCTGCGGCGCGTGGTGGTGGAGCGCTATTCCGCCCTGGCCATCGACCCTGACTTCCGCCGCAAGCCGCCGGAAGGGAAGGCGCGGCGGGACTGGCACCGCTGGGAAGCCATCGCCTGCCTCTGGGCCTGGGCGCTGATCGGGGCCGGGTTCCTGGCGACCGGGGCCTTCGTCACCTTCCTGCTGGTGACCTCGGGCGTGGCGGTGCTGAACCAGCTGCGCACCCTGGTGGCCCATCTCTGGGAGAATGAGGGCGAGCCGCTGACCATCGCCGAGCAGTATCTGGACAGCGTGAACGTGCCGCCGCCGGGGCTGCTGCCGGCCCTCTGGGCGCCGGTCGGGCTGCGCTACCATGCGCTGCATCACCTGCTGCCGGGCCTGCCCTACCACGCCCTGGGCGAGGCGCACCGCCGGCTGAGCGCCGAGATGCCGCAGGCCTCGGCCTTCCACCGCGCCAATTACGGCGGCATGGCCGGGCTGCTGATGCGTCTCTTCGGCGGCATCGGCCGCCCCGGGCTCAGCGGTCGGTAA
- a CDS encoding peptidoglycan -binding protein → MALRRGKGGEGPNAWPGYVDALSTLLMVLIFVLLVFVLAQGFLSVALSSRDQALDRLNRQVAELADLLALERGTGEELRGRLSRMTEELRGATTARDAALAQLGSLRDERDRQTADRDALRADRDRLSARLADLEASSRGATDRIASLESRLAEALSRAETRGADAATTARDLTETRRQLAEQRAQASSAEADLASARAELDRIRQTMAELDRTVQADRATIEARLSDIARLTDQVRALTALRDELEQRTQAALERAGDTAAARSAAEEATRRAEAAERSLAEAGEARRRAEEEATGHARLAESARAQVALLTRQISELRAELSRIASLLDAEEAAGRDKDTQITSLGQRLNAALAARVEELQRYRSDFFGRLRDVLGDRSEVRIVGDRFVFQSEVLFPPGSADLSAAGRQQIRELAKVLLEVSRRFPPDLPWILRVDGHADRSPISSSRYASNWELSAARAIAVAQLLISEGLPANHIAAAAFGDNQPLDPGDSSDALARNRRIEFRLTDR, encoded by the coding sequence GTGGCACTGCGCCGGGGAAAAGGTGGCGAGGGGCCGAATGCCTGGCCCGGCTATGTGGATGCCCTATCCACCCTGCTGATGGTGCTGATCTTCGTCCTGCTGGTCTTCGTGCTGGCGCAGGGCTTTCTCTCCGTCGCCCTCTCCTCCCGCGATCAGGCGCTGGACCGGCTGAACCGGCAGGTGGCGGAGCTGGCCGACCTGCTGGCCCTGGAGCGCGGCACGGGCGAGGAACTGCGCGGCCGCCTCTCCCGCATGACGGAGGAGCTGCGCGGCGCCACGACGGCGCGCGATGCCGCCCTGGCGCAGCTCGGCAGCCTGCGGGACGAGCGGGACCGCCAGACCGCCGACCGTGACGCCCTGCGCGCCGACCGGGACCGCCTGTCCGCGCGGCTGGCCGATCTCGAAGCATCCTCCCGCGGCGCGACCGACCGCATCGCCAGCCTGGAGAGCCGGCTGGCCGAGGCCCTCTCCCGCGCCGAGACCCGCGGCGCCGATGCCGCCACCACCGCCCGCGACCTGACCGAGACCCGCCGGCAACTGGCCGAGCAGCGGGCCCAGGCCAGCAGCGCGGAGGCTGACCTCGCCAGCGCCCGCGCCGAGCTGGACCGGATACGCCAGACCATGGCGGAGCTGGACCGAACCGTGCAGGCCGACCGCGCCACCATCGAGGCCCGGCTGTCAGACATTGCCCGGCTGACCGACCAGGTGCGGGCGCTGACCGCCCTGCGCGATGAGCTGGAGCAGCGCACCCAGGCCGCGCTGGAGCGTGCCGGCGACACAGCCGCCGCCCGCAGCGCCGCCGAGGAGGCCACCCGCCGCGCCGAGGCCGCGGAGCGCAGCCTCGCCGAGGCCGGCGAGGCCCGCCGCCGGGCGGAGGAGGAGGCCACCGGCCATGCCCGGCTGGCCGAGAGCGCCCGCGCCCAGGTGGCGCTGCTGACCCGGCAGATCTCGGAGCTGCGGGCCGAGCTGTCGCGCATCGCCAGCCTGCTGGATGCCGAGGAAGCCGCCGGGCGCGACAAGGACACGCAGATCACGTCGCTGGGCCAGCGGCTGAACGCGGCGCTGGCGGCACGGGTGGAGGAGCTGCAGCGCTATCGCAGCGACTTCTTTGGCCGCCTGCGCGACGTGCTGGGCGACCGGTCGGAAGTGCGTATCGTCGGCGACCGCTTCGTCTTCCAGAGCGAGGTGCTCTTCCCGCCCGGCAGCGCCGACCTCTCCGCCGCCGGGCGGCAGCAGATCCGCGAACTGGCCAAGGTGCTGCTGGAGGTGAGCAGGCGCTTCCCGCCCGATCTGCCCTGGATCCTGCGGGTGGATGGCCATGCCGACCGCAGCCCGATCAGCAGCAGCCGCTATGCCAGCAACTGGGAGCTTTCGGCCGCCCGCGCCATTGCCGTGGCGCAGCTGCTGATCAGCGAGGGCCTGCCGGCCAACCATATCGCCGCCGCGGCCTTCGGCGATAACCAGCCGCTGGACCCCGGCGATTCCTCGGATGCGCTGGCCCGCAACCGCCGGATCGAGTTCCGGCTTACCGACCGCTGA